Proteins from a single region of Amycolatopsis sp. CA-230715:
- a CDS encoding GNAT family N-acetyltransferase, with the protein MTSVWCGKLVRLRGIEPEDWQAFQRFDEHSAHMRDVDRIHPPRSAAGYRAWAAERSVAESGARPDEVQLAIESLAGGLPVGSLSTMDTDPHAGRFSYGIGIGAEHQRLGYASEAITILLRYFFDERRYHKCEIGVHAGNTASLALHEKLGFLVEGRLRDHEFYQGGYHDLVLMGLTSAEFALS; encoded by the coding sequence ATGACTTCGGTGTGGTGCGGAAAACTGGTGCGGTTGCGGGGAATCGAGCCGGAGGACTGGCAGGCGTTCCAACGGTTCGACGAGCACTCCGCGCACATGCGCGATGTCGACCGCATCCATCCGCCGCGGTCGGCGGCGGGGTACCGCGCATGGGCTGCGGAGCGCTCGGTCGCGGAAAGCGGGGCGCGCCCGGACGAGGTGCAGCTCGCGATCGAATCGCTCGCCGGTGGTCTCCCGGTCGGCTCATTGTCCACAATGGATACCGACCCGCACGCGGGCCGGTTCTCGTACGGAATCGGGATCGGCGCCGAACACCAGCGCCTCGGCTATGCGAGCGAAGCGATCACGATCCTGCTCCGCTACTTCTTCGACGAGCGCAGGTACCACAAGTGCGAGATCGGCGTCCACGCGGGGAACACCGCGTCGCTGGCGCTCCATGAAAAGCTCGGCTTCCTGGTGGAAGGCAGGCTGCGCGACCACGAGTTCTACCAGGGCGGGTACCACGACCTGGTCCTGATGGGTCTGACGAGCGCGGAGTTCGCGCTCAGTTGA
- a CDS encoding zinc-binding dehydrogenase → MHALVRHGDDPAWVRKEVADPVAGPSDVVIAVAAAGLNRADLLMRSGDYVPTGADWAVPLDRVGFEMAGRVVAVGPDVTGVREGDRVMAQTGGACAELVAVDHRLLLGVPDGLDWTGAAGLPSALLTEFDALATAELRDGERVVITGASSGVGLVGVQLARALGAGSVVATTRSAAKAPLLRELGADAVTPSLVDDVAAGTVDVALDHLGGTTLADLVALAAPGARIVQIGRLAGRNSTIDLEVLAAHRVRLIGTTFRGRSAAELHDLVARVRALLPDLVERHRVRAVVDSVFDLADAERAAARLDAPDLTGKVVLRVN, encoded by the coding sequence ATGCACGCGCTAGTACGCCACGGCGACGATCCGGCCTGGGTTCGCAAGGAGGTCGCGGACCCGGTGGCCGGACCGTCCGATGTGGTCATAGCGGTCGCCGCCGCCGGGCTCAACCGCGCGGACCTGCTGATGCGCAGCGGGGATTACGTCCCCACCGGCGCGGACTGGGCCGTGCCGCTCGACCGCGTCGGCTTCGAGATGGCCGGTCGCGTGGTCGCGGTCGGGCCGGATGTCACCGGTGTCCGCGAGGGCGACCGGGTGATGGCCCAGACCGGCGGCGCCTGCGCCGAACTCGTCGCCGTCGACCACCGCCTGCTGCTCGGCGTTCCCGACGGTTTGGACTGGACCGGCGCGGCGGGCCTGCCCAGCGCACTGCTCACCGAGTTCGACGCGCTGGCCACCGCGGAACTCCGCGACGGCGAGCGCGTGGTGATCACCGGGGCGTCGAGCGGAGTCGGGCTCGTCGGTGTGCAACTGGCCCGCGCGCTCGGCGCCGGCTCGGTCGTCGCCACCACTCGCTCTGCGGCGAAGGCACCGCTGTTGCGCGAGCTCGGCGCCGATGCGGTTACACCGTCCCTTGTGGACGATGTCGCGGCAGGGACCGTCGACGTAGCACTCGACCACCTCGGCGGCACCACGCTGGCGGACCTCGTCGCACTGGCCGCCCCCGGCGCCCGTATCGTCCAAATAGGACGGCTGGCGGGCAGGAACAGCACCATCGACCTCGAAGTGCTCGCCGCGCACCGCGTCCGGCTGATCGGCACCACGTTCCGCGGCAGGTCCGCGGCCGAACTGCACGACCTGGTGGCGCGGGTGCGGGCACTCCTCCCCGACCTGGTCGAACGGCACCGGGTGCGCGCGGTGGTGGACTCGGTGTTCGACCTCGCCGACGCCGAGCGGGCCGCCGCCCGCCTCGATGCGCCCGATCTCACGGGCAAGGTCGTCCTCCGCGTCAACTGA
- a CDS encoding sterol desaturase family protein, which translates to MSGFLEHLRDPVLLATPVFLLFIAIEVVAVHVLGHDDDVVGYSAKDTRTSIAMGAGALVVNALFRLLMLVVFAALYQIAPVRWDPRDWWTWVIMLLGQEVVFYAYHRASHRVRLLWAGHQVHHSSEHYNFSTALRQKWTPYFQLPFWSVLALAGIPPWMILTGLSIDLVYQFFVHTEKIGKLPRWFEFVFNTPSHHRVHHGSDAEYLDANYGGILIIWDRMFSSFVPEAHRPTYGLTKNIGTYNLVKVGFHEYGSILRDLRSATCWRDRIGYVLGPPGWQPKAAPAEELTGAGTA; encoded by the coding sequence ATGTCCGGTTTCCTCGAACACCTCCGCGATCCGGTATTGCTGGCCACGCCGGTGTTCCTGCTGTTCATCGCGATCGAGGTGGTCGCGGTACACGTGCTCGGCCATGACGACGACGTGGTGGGCTACAGCGCGAAGGACACCAGGACGAGCATCGCGATGGGCGCGGGCGCGCTCGTGGTGAACGCCCTGTTCCGCCTGCTGATGCTGGTGGTGTTCGCCGCGCTCTACCAGATCGCGCCGGTGCGGTGGGACCCGCGCGACTGGTGGACGTGGGTGATCATGCTGCTCGGGCAGGAGGTGGTGTTCTACGCCTACCACCGGGCGAGCCACCGCGTCCGGCTGCTGTGGGCGGGGCACCAGGTGCACCATTCGAGCGAGCACTACAACTTCTCCACCGCGCTGCGGCAGAAGTGGACCCCGTACTTCCAGCTGCCGTTCTGGTCGGTGCTGGCGCTCGCGGGCATTCCGCCGTGGATGATCCTGACCGGCCTCTCGATCGACCTCGTGTACCAGTTCTTCGTGCACACCGAGAAGATCGGGAAGCTGCCGCGGTGGTTCGAGTTCGTGTTCAACACCCCGTCGCACCACCGCGTGCACCACGGCAGCGACGCGGAGTACCTCGACGCGAACTACGGCGGGATCCTGATCATCTGGGACCGGATGTTCTCGAGTTTCGTCCCGGAGGCGCACCGCCCGACCTACGGGCTCACCAAGAACATCGGCACCTACAACCTGGTGAAGGTCGGCTTCCACGAATACGGCTCGATCCTGCGGGATCTGCGTTCCGCCACGTGCTGGCGCGACCGGATCGGCTACGTGCTCGGCCCGCCGGGATGGCAGCCGAAGGCAGCGCCCGCCGAGGAACTGACCGGTGCCGGGACTGCCTGA
- a CDS encoding TetR/AcrR family transcriptional regulator — protein sequence MTEARVAGTKGVPREEREAQIIGAGTREFGRAGYAGASMVEIARQVGVTKPLLYQYFGSKDGLYLACLHRSGDKLTEAVAEAMASGGAPERMPLAVLGAIFTAFDRDRYAWKLLRDETLPKVGEIGAAAEDYRSRLDAFAEIGATELMHSRGLTARKDIEAIAFVWTGVVDSLITWWIEQPEETAEEMVARCARIMEKLFGW from the coding sequence GTGACGGAAGCAAGGGTCGCCGGGACGAAAGGTGTCCCGCGCGAAGAACGCGAGGCGCAGATCATCGGCGCCGGTACCAGGGAGTTCGGGCGCGCCGGGTACGCGGGCGCGTCCATGGTCGAGATCGCCAGGCAGGTCGGGGTCACGAAACCCTTGCTGTACCAGTACTTCGGCTCGAAGGACGGGCTGTACCTCGCCTGTCTGCACCGGTCTGGCGACAAGCTGACCGAGGCCGTCGCGGAGGCGATGGCCTCCGGTGGTGCGCCGGAGCGGATGCCGCTCGCGGTGCTCGGCGCGATCTTCACGGCCTTCGATCGGGACCGGTACGCCTGGAAGCTCCTTCGCGACGAGACGCTCCCGAAGGTGGGCGAGATCGGTGCGGCGGCGGAGGATTACCGCTCGCGGCTGGACGCGTTCGCCGAGATCGGCGCGACCGAGCTGATGCACTCGCGGGGGTTGACCGCGCGCAAGGACATCGAGGCGATCGCGTTCGTCTGGACCGGGGTCGTCGACTCCCTGATCACCTGGTGGATCGAGCAGCCGGAGGAAACCGCCGAGGAGATGGTGGCGCGCTGCGCCCGGATCATGGAGAAGCTGTTCGGCTGGTGA
- a CDS encoding HipA family kinase, which yields MSIEPVPRVQVTRYVTAFREGGSLPGLMEADDLGTYVVKFHGAGQGRKVLVAEVVCAELARVMGFAVPRLVAAGLDVALAAAEPDPEIQELLRASGGVNLGVDYLPGSLDYDPRAFPVDRGFAARVLWFDAFTQNVDRSWRNPNMLWWHGNAYLIDHGAALTFHHNWSSVDAGVARPYAAEDHVLLPAVVEPSEMDSADAELSSVVSEGVLRDALAAVPDEWLEDEPGFASADELRAAYVARLAARLDARPQWIPPLRESVRTAVPRDERTPAKRALPSWLAEGGRS from the coding sequence GTGAGCATCGAACCCGTGCCCCGCGTCCAGGTGACGCGCTACGTCACCGCCTTCCGCGAAGGCGGTTCCTTGCCCGGTCTCATGGAGGCCGACGACCTCGGCACCTACGTGGTCAAGTTCCACGGTGCCGGGCAGGGGCGCAAGGTGCTCGTGGCGGAGGTCGTCTGCGCCGAACTGGCGAGGGTGATGGGGTTCGCGGTGCCGAGGCTGGTCGCCGCCGGGCTCGACGTGGCGCTCGCGGCCGCCGAACCGGATCCCGAGATCCAGGAGCTGCTGCGGGCCAGCGGCGGGGTGAACCTCGGCGTCGACTACCTGCCCGGCTCGCTCGACTACGACCCGCGCGCCTTTCCGGTCGACCGCGGTTTCGCGGCGCGCGTGCTCTGGTTCGACGCGTTCACCCAGAACGTCGACCGGTCCTGGCGCAACCCGAACATGTTGTGGTGGCACGGAAACGCGTACCTCATCGACCACGGCGCCGCGCTGACATTCCACCACAACTGGTCCTCAGTGGACGCGGGTGTCGCGCGTCCCTACGCTGCGGAGGACCACGTGTTGCTCCCCGCCGTGGTGGAACCGTCCGAAATGGACTCCGCAGACGCCGAGCTTTCGTCAGTGGTAAGCGAAGGCGTGCTTCGGGACGCGCTCGCGGCGGTGCCGGACGAGTGGCTCGAAGACGAACCGGGGTTCGCTTCCGCGGACGAACTGCGCGCCGCCTACGTGGCCCGGCTCGCGGCGAGGCTCGACGCCAGACCACAATGGATACCGCCACTGCGGGAGTCGGTGCGCACGGCCGTGCCCCGCGACGAGCGGACGCCGGCGAAGCGCGCGCTGCCGTCGTGGCTCGCCGAAGGGGGCAGGTCGTGA
- a CDS encoding DUF3037 domain-containing protein, producing MTREPQRYEYALLQVMPRPERGELVNAGLLLYCRPLRSLVARVHFDRARVRALDPGADLDAIETSVKLVAAICAGDPDAGPAAAEEIGRRFRWLTAPRSTVVRAGPVHSGFTASPDAEADRLLALLVLPPG from the coding sequence GTGACGCGGGAGCCGCAGCGCTACGAATACGCGCTCCTGCAGGTGATGCCGAGGCCGGAGCGCGGCGAGCTGGTCAACGCCGGGCTGCTGCTCTACTGCCGCCCGCTCCGCTCGCTCGTGGCACGGGTGCACTTCGATCGCGCTCGCGTGCGCGCGCTGGACCCCGGTGCCGATCTCGACGCGATCGAGACCTCGGTGAAGCTGGTGGCCGCCATCTGCGCGGGCGACCCGGACGCGGGTCCCGCCGCGGCGGAGGAGATCGGGCGGCGGTTCCGCTGGCTGACCGCGCCGCGCAGCACGGTGGTCAGGGCGGGGCCGGTGCACTCCGGGTTCACCGCTTCCCCGGACGCCGAAGCCGATCGGCTGCTGGCGCTGCTCGTCCTGCCGCCCGGCTGA
- the map gene encoding type I methionyl aminopeptidase produces the protein MIELKSWAEIDRMRVTGEFVAQVLHELAERAEPGVNLLDLEQHARKMIRERGAESCYWDYAPSFGKGPFRNVVCLSVNDAVLHGLPFDYTLRDGDVLTMDLAVVVDGWAADSARTVIVGTAAAEEDVRLVRATEEALDAAIAAAVPGNRLGDVSAAIGAVARDRGYPVNTEFGGHGIGRTMHEDPHVSNTGRAGRGLTLKPGLTLALEPWFARTTDRIVFDPDGWTIRSADGSRTAHSEHTVAITEDGPLVLTPHPG, from the coding sequence ATGATCGAGCTGAAGTCGTGGGCGGAAATCGACCGGATGCGGGTCACCGGCGAGTTCGTCGCGCAGGTGCTGCACGAGCTGGCCGAGCGCGCCGAGCCCGGGGTGAACCTGCTCGATCTGGAGCAGCACGCCAGGAAGATGATCCGCGAGCGCGGGGCGGAATCCTGCTACTGGGACTACGCGCCGTCGTTCGGGAAGGGCCCGTTCCGCAACGTCGTCTGCCTGTCCGTCAACGACGCGGTCCTGCACGGGCTCCCGTTCGACTACACCCTGCGCGACGGTGACGTGCTGACCATGGACCTCGCGGTCGTCGTCGACGGCTGGGCGGCGGATTCCGCGCGGACGGTCATCGTCGGCACCGCGGCGGCGGAGGAGGACGTGCGGCTCGTCCGCGCGACCGAGGAGGCGCTCGACGCCGCGATCGCGGCAGCGGTACCGGGTAACCGCCTCGGTGACGTTTCCGCCGCGATCGGCGCCGTCGCACGGGATCGCGGGTATCCGGTCAACACCGAGTTCGGCGGGCACGGCATCGGCAGGACGATGCACGAGGACCCGCACGTGTCGAACACGGGCCGCGCAGGCCGCGGCCTCACCTTGAAACCGGGGCTGACGCTCGCGCTCGAACCGTGGTTCGCGCGCACCACCGACCGGATCGTGTTCGATCCCGACGGCTGGACGATCCGCTCGGCCGACGGGTCGCGCACCGCGCATTCCGAGCACACGGTCGCGATCACCGAAGACGGTCCGCTGGTGCTCACCCCGCACCCCGGCTGA
- a CDS encoding prenyltransferase, with protein MSTAGFIAAVQRADGAIPWEPGRHADPWNHGEAAMGLAAAGHHEEARAAYDWLARTQNADGSWYAGYRDGMVTDTARDLNFTAYLAVGVRHFGLSTGDTRAAGRWWRAVEGALDFVTGHQRDGGEFPWRLGDDGKALLAGNCSIAHALANGLALADELGHAKPGWRRARERVLDAITGRPEAFEPKPHAMDWYYPVLCGARARLAPRWDEFVVPGLGVRCEHTQPWVTGGETAELALVLATRGDRNRARELLRTLDRLRHDDGSYWTGYQFENDDLWPLERTTWTAGAVLLAWAAVDGDPATTAVFGELSRGAG; from the coding sequence GTGAGCACGGCCGGGTTCATCGCCGCCGTGCAACGGGCGGACGGGGCGATCCCGTGGGAGCCGGGCAGGCACGCCGACCCGTGGAACCACGGCGAAGCCGCGATGGGCCTTGCCGCCGCCGGGCACCACGAAGAGGCCCGTGCCGCCTACGACTGGCTGGCGCGCACGCAGAACGCCGACGGCTCCTGGTACGCCGGGTATCGCGACGGAATGGTCACCGATACCGCGCGAGACCTGAACTTCACGGCCTACCTCGCGGTCGGCGTCCGCCACTTCGGACTGTCCACAGGAGACACCCGAGCGGCCGGTCGCTGGTGGCGCGCGGTCGAAGGCGCGCTCGACTTCGTCACCGGTCACCAGCGCGACGGCGGCGAGTTCCCGTGGCGGCTCGGCGACGACGGCAAGGCGCTGCTCGCGGGCAACTGCAGCATCGCGCACGCGCTCGCGAACGGCCTCGCCCTCGCCGACGAGCTGGGGCACGCGAAACCGGGCTGGCGGCGTGCACGCGAGCGCGTGCTCGACGCGATCACCGGCAGGCCGGAGGCGTTCGAGCCGAAACCGCACGCGATGGACTGGTACTACCCCGTGCTGTGCGGTGCGCGCGCTCGGCTGGCCCCGCGGTGGGACGAGTTCGTGGTGCCAGGGCTCGGCGTGCGCTGCGAGCACACACAGCCGTGGGTGACCGGGGGCGAAACCGCCGAACTGGCACTGGTTCTCGCCACGCGGGGTGACCGTAACCGCGCCCGCGAACTGCTCCGCACGCTCGACCGCCTCCGCCACGACGACGGCTCGTACTGGACCGGCTACCAGTTCGAGAACGACGATCTGTGGCCGCTCGAACGCACGACCTGGACGGCGGGCGCGGTGCTGCTCGCGTGGGCCGCGGTGGACGGCGATCCCGCCACAACGGCCGTGTTCGGGGAACTCAGCCGGGGTGCGGGGTGA
- a CDS encoding class I SAM-dependent methyltransferase codes for MLTVDFGQFPVSAGNRLLDLGCGDGRHAFAAYKAGSDVVAADLDDAAVKHVRDFFLAIAEAGEAPEAASALAIRADGTALPFPDGSFDRVVLAEVLEHIPDDSAVLAEAVRVLEPGGLMAITVPRWWPEKVCWALSDAYHEVEGGHVRIYRRHALLGLVRAAGLLPVATHHAHALHSPYWWLHCAFGEDHPVARKYHEFLCWDILRGPRPVRLAERALDPVLGKSFVVYARKPAADA; via the coding sequence GTGCTGACCGTCGACTTCGGACAGTTCCCGGTCTCGGCAGGCAACCGGCTGCTCGACCTCGGGTGCGGTGACGGCAGGCACGCCTTCGCCGCGTACAAGGCGGGCTCGGACGTGGTCGCGGCCGATCTCGACGACGCGGCGGTCAAGCACGTCAGGGACTTCTTCCTCGCCATCGCCGAAGCGGGCGAAGCCCCGGAAGCCGCCTCCGCGCTGGCGATCCGCGCGGACGGCACCGCGCTCCCCTTCCCCGACGGCTCCTTCGACCGGGTGGTTCTCGCCGAGGTGCTCGAACACATCCCCGACGACAGCGCGGTGCTCGCCGAAGCGGTCCGCGTGCTCGAACCGGGCGGGCTGATGGCGATCACGGTGCCCCGCTGGTGGCCCGAAAAAGTGTGCTGGGCACTGTCGGACGCCTACCACGAGGTCGAAGGCGGGCACGTGCGCATCTACCGCCGTCACGCCCTGCTGGGCCTGGTCCGCGCCGCCGGGCTGCTCCCGGTCGCGACGCACCACGCGCACGCGCTGCATTCGCCGTACTGGTGGTTGCACTGCGCGTTCGGCGAGGACCATCCGGTGGCGCGGAAGTACCACGAGTTCCTGTGCTGGGACATCCTGCGCGGGCCGCGCCCGGTGCGGCTCGCGGAACGGGCGCTGGATCCCGTGCTGGGCAAGAGCTTCGTCGTCTACGCCCGCAAACCGGCGGCGGACGCGTGA
- a CDS encoding glycosyltransferase family 4 protein — MTRVALLTYRGNPRSGGQGVYVRHLSRELVALGHRVEVFSGPPYPELDPGVALTKVPSLDLFAEPNPFRTPEIRELRRVADWVEFAGMRTGGFPEPLAFSLRVAPILRRRRAEFDLVHDNQGLGYGLLATGLPTVATVHHPIAVDRELKLAHTPLPERPSVLKWHRFVTMQHRVARRIPLLLTVSGASRDEIAARMAVPPDRIRVVPISADTRVFRPGSAPRTPGRIVTVASADEPLKGLAHLLDAMPAVGTAKLIVVGKPKEATARKVAALGDAVEFRSGLSDAELADLVSSAEIACVPSMFEGFSLPAAEAMACGTPVVASSGGALPEVVGDAAELVPPADPAALAAALRKLLRDPARRAELSEAGIRRAAEFSWRRTAAETARQYHHLLGAEAGTPVPSGER, encoded by the coding sequence GTGACGCGGGTCGCGCTGCTGACCTACCGCGGCAATCCCCGCTCCGGCGGGCAAGGCGTGTACGTGCGGCACCTGAGCCGGGAACTGGTCGCACTCGGGCATCGCGTCGAAGTGTTCTCCGGGCCGCCGTACCCCGAGCTGGATCCCGGTGTCGCGCTGACGAAGGTGCCGAGCCTCGACCTGTTCGCCGAGCCGAACCCGTTCCGTACCCCGGAAATCCGCGAACTGCGCCGGGTGGCGGACTGGGTGGAGTTCGCCGGGATGCGCACCGGCGGGTTCCCCGAGCCGCTCGCGTTCTCCCTTCGCGTCGCACCGATCCTGCGACGCCGCCGGGCCGAGTTCGATCTCGTGCACGACAACCAAGGCCTCGGCTACGGGCTGCTCGCCACCGGGCTGCCGACCGTGGCGACGGTGCACCACCCGATCGCCGTCGACCGGGAGCTGAAGCTCGCCCACACGCCGCTGCCCGAACGGCCGAGCGTGCTGAAGTGGCACCGGTTCGTCACCATGCAGCACCGGGTGGCGCGCCGGATTCCGTTGCTGCTCACCGTTTCCGGCGCTTCGCGGGACGAGATCGCGGCGAGGATGGCGGTACCACCGGACCGGATCAGGGTCGTCCCGATCAGCGCCGACACCCGGGTGTTCCGGCCGGGGAGCGCGCCGAGAACGCCGGGCCGGATCGTCACGGTCGCCAGTGCGGACGAGCCGTTGAAGGGGCTGGCGCACCTGCTCGACGCGATGCCCGCCGTCGGGACGGCGAAGCTGATCGTCGTCGGGAAGCCGAAGGAGGCCACGGCGCGGAAGGTGGCGGCGCTCGGCGACGCGGTCGAGTTCCGCAGCGGCCTGTCCGACGCCGAACTCGCGGATCTCGTGTCCTCGGCCGAAATCGCGTGCGTGCCCTCGATGTTCGAAGGGTTCTCGCTGCCCGCGGCGGAGGCGATGGCGTGCGGGACGCCGGTGGTGGCGTCCTCCGGCGGCGCACTGCCCGAGGTCGTCGGCGACGCCGCCGAACTGGTGCCGCCGGCGGATCCCGCGGCGCTGGCGGCCGCGCTGCGGAAGCTGCTCCGCGATCCGGCGCGCCGGGCCGAGCTGAGCGAAGCCGGTATCCGCAGGGCGGCGGAGTTCAGCTGGCGGCGCACCGCCGCCGAGACCGCGCGGCAGTACCATCACCTTCTCGGCGCGGAAGCCGGAACCCCAGTCCCCTCAGGAGAACGCTGA
- a CDS encoding tetratricopeptide repeat protein produces MGERRALVIASQCDSLNLLSFLPEAARDVADALFDPAVGACVPALADGRGLLVDPTMVQLDDAVTEAFERASEDEATLFIALVGHGEYDDEDFYFLTKDATLPADSRRSFLFAQRVRELLSRHSMLDGLVILLDTCHAGIAARQAGARWLRIVGEAGRRFEVLTASDDRTAADGCFSRSIAKELRGGRPELGGHLRCPDLKRLVNGACPTQRAIHLAFDGVHETDEGDQGLWLARNRSPAWQATTAAAGNATAEIERLTRGYKPNAALGEVVAALLTGKPLVQVSGRSGSGKSTLIAALARPSVAEGEIPPKLVHAAVFLDAGSTVESVSTELAAQLSRTVPGFAEAAAAMAALGDEARTHAGALELEVLGPLAGKKIRIAFDDIDVVGEVNRAGVRAMVDDLVAAGAQVVVAADTMVTGATVIRLGAPGSVLVDDLGVEPRPSVPPARAAHDEDEADLDIDWMAQEQERAVTVYRDVPGHRAGDQVVRSVLATARGKLPLGLLVAASRRLDGPASVPEVRDALARLGPGAVGRENPGTAAEHAWLRNPWRALSGEHDLLARVIEELAPVGGPGTPEQAYAMANEAEHLWAARRFEDAISSLETRTSTIPVENRERWKRWAARVAEQRGPTDPMTIRCRARLATWTGKAGELTEALKGLRELYPLAERVLGPDGRETLSIRNNIWYLTMELGGHEEARRRFEALVDDTTRALGEGDPETFHARHMLAVAVGKCGDHGKSVEIAAAARADAERLLGEDHEMVRKLRHHLVFEGAEITTPPPSILDEARRLLDDERRRLNDDHPDVLAVAHTLALVRAKTGDVATALAEWRAQLEVSLRVHGERHSHTAKIREQLGFWGARE; encoded by the coding sequence ATGGGAGAGCGCAGGGCGCTGGTCATTGCGTCGCAGTGCGATTCGCTGAACCTGCTGTCGTTCCTGCCGGAGGCGGCGCGGGACGTGGCGGACGCGCTGTTCGATCCCGCGGTCGGGGCCTGTGTTCCCGCGCTCGCCGACGGGCGGGGACTGCTCGTGGACCCGACCATGGTGCAGCTCGACGACGCGGTGACCGAAGCCTTCGAGCGCGCGTCCGAAGACGAGGCGACGCTGTTCATCGCGCTCGTCGGCCACGGCGAATACGACGACGAGGACTTCTACTTCCTCACCAAGGACGCGACCCTGCCCGCCGACAGCCGCCGGTCGTTCCTGTTCGCCCAGCGCGTGCGGGAACTGCTTTCGCGGCACTCGATGCTCGACGGCCTGGTCATCCTGCTCGACACGTGCCACGCCGGGATCGCCGCGCGCCAGGCAGGCGCCCGCTGGCTCCGCATCGTCGGCGAGGCGGGAAGGCGGTTCGAGGTGCTCACCGCCTCGGACGACCGGACCGCCGCGGACGGCTGCTTCAGCCGCTCGATCGCGAAGGAACTGCGCGGCGGGCGCCCCGAACTCGGCGGCCACCTGCGCTGCCCCGATCTGAAGCGGCTCGTCAACGGCGCGTGCCCGACGCAGCGCGCGATCCACCTCGCCTTCGACGGAGTGCACGAGACCGACGAAGGCGACCAGGGCCTCTGGCTGGCGAGAAACCGCTCCCCCGCGTGGCAGGCGACCACGGCGGCAGCGGGCAACGCCACCGCGGAGATCGAACGCCTGACCCGCGGCTACAAACCGAACGCCGCACTGGGCGAGGTCGTCGCCGCGCTGCTGACCGGGAAACCTCTGGTGCAGGTGAGCGGCCGGAGCGGGTCCGGCAAGTCGACACTGATCGCGGCGCTGGCCCGCCCGTCGGTCGCCGAGGGCGAGATCCCGCCGAAACTGGTGCACGCGGCCGTGTTCCTCGACGCGGGCAGCACGGTCGAGTCGGTGTCGACGGAACTGGCGGCACAGCTTTCCCGCACGGTCCCGGGTTTCGCCGAGGCGGCGGCCGCCATGGCCGCGCTCGGCGACGAGGCGCGCACCCACGCGGGAGCGCTCGAACTCGAAGTGCTCGGTCCCTTGGCAGGCAAGAAGATCCGGATCGCCTTCGACGACATCGACGTGGTCGGCGAGGTCAACCGGGCGGGCGTGCGCGCGATGGTGGACGACCTCGTCGCGGCGGGTGCCCAGGTCGTGGTCGCCGCGGACACGATGGTCACCGGCGCGACCGTGATCCGGCTCGGCGCGCCGGGCTCGGTACTCGTCGACGATCTCGGCGTCGAACCGCGCCCCTCCGTTCCGCCCGCGCGGGCCGCGCACGACGAGGACGAAGCCGACCTCGACATCGACTGGATGGCCCAGGAACAGGAGCGGGCCGTCACCGTGTACCGGGACGTGCCGGGTCATCGGGCCGGTGACCAGGTCGTCAGGTCGGTGCTCGCCACCGCGCGCGGGAAGCTGCCGCTCGGCCTGCTGGTGGCGGCGAGCCGACGGCTCGACGGCCCGGCCTCGGTGCCGGAGGTCAGGGACGCGCTGGCCAGGTTGGGTCCTGGCGCGGTCGGCAGGGAGAACCCCGGCACGGCCGCCGAGCACGCCTGGCTCCGCAACCCCTGGCGCGCCCTGAGCGGTGAACACGACCTGCTCGCGAGGGTGATCGAGGAGCTGGCCCCGGTGGGCGGCCCCGGCACGCCCGAACAGGCCTACGCGATGGCGAACGAGGCCGAGCACCTGTGGGCGGCACGGCGGTTCGAAGACGCGATCAGCAGCCTCGAAACCCGAACATCCACGATCCCGGTGGAGAACCGCGAGCGTTGGAAGCGCTGGGCGGCACGGGTGGCGGAGCAACGCGGGCCCACCGATCCGATGACGATCCGGTGCCGGGCGAGGCTGGCGACCTGGACCGGCAAGGCGGGCGAGCTCACCGAGGCGCTCAAAGGCCTCCGCGAGCTGTACCCGCTCGCCGAGCGCGTACTGGGGCCGGACGGCCGCGAAACCCTGAGCATCCGCAACAACATCTGGTACCTCACCATGGAACTCGGCGGGCACGAGGAGGCACGGCGCCGGTTCGAAGCACTCGTCGACGACACGACGCGCGCGCTCGGCGAAGGCGATCCGGAGACCTTCCACGCCCGGCACATGCTCGCCGTCGCGGTCGGCAAGTGCGGCGACCACGGAAAGTCCGTCGAAATCGCCGCGGCCGCGCGGGCGGACGCCGAACGCCTGCTGGGCGAGGACCACGAAATGGTGCGGAAGCTCCGGCACCACCTGGTTTTCGAAGGCGCCGAAATCACTACCCCCCCCCCGTCCATTTTGGACGAAGCTCGGCGGCTCCTCGACGACGAGAGGAGGCGGCTGAATGACGACCACCCCGATGTCCTCGCCGTCGCGCACACCCTCGCGCTGGTCCGCGCCAAGACCGGTGACGTCGCGACGGCACTGGCGGAGTGGCGGGCGCAGCTCGAAGTCTCCCTTCGCGTCCACGGCGAGCGACACTCGCACACCGCGAAGATCAGAGAGCAGCTCGGGTTCTGGGGCGCGCGGGAGTGA